Within the Epinephelus lanceolatus isolate andai-2023 chromosome 9, ASM4190304v1, whole genome shotgun sequence genome, the region aaaaaggagTGTTTTAGTGATATCTACACCATGCACCATGTAATATCAAgcaatgtgtgtctgttttcaaTTATGCTAAACTGCGGttacaacaaaataattaaaatgttgaaaatacaAACTGTGTTGGGGTATTTcggatatttttaaaatttttcttGTACAGCAGTAAATAGATAATATTAGTCCTACAAAAGTCCTTACCATACTGTATGGAGGACACAGAGGTTAAGATCCAATCTGTCCTTACAAGTATTTCATAGATGAGGCCCAACCTGTTTTAACCGTTTGCAGTTTTCATTGTGTTGTACCAAATCAAGTACTCTGCATCTAGACAACAACCCATTTTAGGAAGTGAGATGCAGACATAACATGACCTTAATGCAAATGTGTCTTCACCCTTCCCTGTTCATATTTTGATCTCACACTGTAATGCAGAGAGGACATGGCAAACTAGAGATAACCTTGCGATGGGATCATTCCAGCAGTGATACAGCGATCCGCGACCTAAAACAAATGTGGGCCAAGGGCATAAAGTGGACGGCCAAAAGCCTCTTCCTTACTTCCTACCCCCCTCCttttgatctcaactacacGTCTGTGAAGTTTCAGCACAGCATCTTACATGGGTGTAACGTTATCCAGTTAACACACTCTATCcacagacatataaacacctggcaaaatacTCAAGATGGCTTTTGTGGTAGTTCCCACTACAACAGGTGTCACCAGGACCACGTTTTGCCATAATGACACACATGCTGCACACAGCCTCACAAAGTGAAAACTTTAGCATGAATCATGGACAAAGCTAATATAGAAAAAAACCTACCGTGTCAGGATCTTCCAAATACTCCTCCACCTCGGCGTAGCTAAGGATGGTGTAGCCTTTACACACTCTCCAGAGCATCCGCTCAAAAGCCTCAATTTTCGTCCTCTTAATGAGCCCAGAAATGAAACTGCAAGAGAATGAGGAGAACATTCACAAACAGCCTCACGTGTGCCAAATAGAGTACACAGACTTTTAACTTCCAAGTATCACAATAATGATATCataataaaatcacaataaccttaaaaaaaaaaaaaaaaacaattcaaaGTTCATCTTAAACATTGTCTACGTTGCCACATTCAAAAAGATGTCATCTTTTGTGTAACTGCATCACAAAAAAACCTTGATGTGAAATAAGATAAAATCATTGTTAATTTTTCTCTGTGTAATTATGAACTCCTGCTGGCCTGGCGCTGACATCTTCACATTAATGTTTAAACTCCAAAGCTCAAAGCGTCATGGGGAGCACCATGAGTTCGCATGTGTGAACATCTTCACTGACACGTGTGCATTTGAGCCATCTGGTTAACATCACTGTGACCACAGCTTTGCGATTACCTAAACAATCTTATATTATTCATGTCACATTGTGCCCAAGTGAACATAATACAAGATGGTTGCTGCACATGTGATACTTTCTATGTTGCAGAGTAGCAGCACAGTGACTGCAGAGACAGACCACAATTTTTTTGAGGAGTATTCACTCAAAGGATAAAGTTTCATATGAGCAAAGTGTTGTTGGCAAAGAGCCAGAGCTGCATTCAGTTATTGCAACTTGTAAACTTCCTTCCTGTTTGTGACTGTGTATAAAGTGTGAATCTGTATGTGAAAAGACTAACAGGAGTAGGAAAGGACAGAGAAAATTATTTATGGAGGAAAATAAAAGGGCAACTTGCTCCATGTGTAGCAGCAACCTATTTACATGTTCCTCAATATATCACTGTGACTTGAAAATCACATGATATtctgatttaattttttaatgtcatgACAATCGTAAAACTGGTAAATTGTGATAGAGTGCCAACAATAATTCTAATTAAATTCATAAATCAAACACTAACATAAAGGCAGTGCTAATATGGCAAGCAGAATTCATGCCTCACCCCAGTTTGGCGCCGAGCCTTTGCATGCTGCTGTAGTCCATCATCGTGTCTTTTTCTAGGAAGGGAAACTCCTCATACTGGACTTGAAGTGGCTCTCGCTAAAAGTTAAGACAAGATACAAGAAGTGGAAAGAAGAAAATCAGAGACCAGATTCTAATTActatattgtaaaaaaaaaaaactgctataCATACaggatgaaaatgtgtgggtAAAGAATCCAGCTACATTACAGGATGACACACTAACCTCTGCCGCTCTCTGTACAAAACTGCGGGTGATCCGCAGCATATGAGTGTACTCAGTCAGCTCCAGCAGATTCCTCTGCAGCTTCTCTTTATTCCTGGTGACTTCACCTAGCTCCACTTCTAgcctctgcagctgctcctATGAACACACCCACAATGATAGTGTGCATAACAGCAATAATAATATTCATcataatattaaattaaaaaaacatatatgacGATACATGAGCAAATAACTAACCATTATAGCCATGACATGCTTGGGCAAAGGAGCCACCGGATTCACGTCTCTTTCTGGCAGTGAAATGTCTGCTTTCTTGACTTCCCTCAGAAGATATCCTTTTTGACAATAAAGAGCAAACTTAAAAGAAACACTGGATTTGATGCACAGTCTGACAGTTGTTCTCCTCTCTTAATCAGATAAAGGGTTTAGTTAATCAAGTATGGCATTTCATTCAACTAGATCTACAACCAGCTGACATTTCTCATGACTTTAGGTTCAGTGGCTCTCAATTTAATTTAGTGAGAAGGTCCTCTGTGGCTTCATGTATTCCTGCTTTGCTTCATCCTGTCTGAGGCTAAATAATTTGATATCCTGCACAAAGCTTGATGACTTCAACTCAGTGAATGGATGTATAAAAAGCATTATTGGTACTCTGCAAATTAAATTTCAATGCACTCTTACCAAGGATCCTCTCCATCTCTTCACATTTTTTGATTTCATTGACATGTTTCCTCTGAAATGCGTTGACACTGGGGTTGAGCTGAAACAGGTGCAAGAGACATATTCACTAAACACTTGGATGATTCATTCTGTAGTCATTATTGAGacaacaacacatacaaataCCTTCAGGACAAACTATCATAAATCATTCAGTAAGTACCCGTAGGGGCCTCTTTACAGCAGCATTTTACAACAGCTAAGTTATGATCTAACGTTAGAGGATATCTATGATTTCATTCTGTAAGCTGCAAGAAGAAATGGCGACGTCTGCTTTCACATTAAGTATAATTCAATGACAGCTGCTGAAGTTAGATGGCTGCACTTTGTGGAGTACTTTCTGCAAACTCAGCACTAACTTTCACAGTGAGACAGTACTTTGTTTCAGGAGAAGAACAGCGATATTTTTCGGGACTTACGTCTCTGAACTCCACAAGCCCCAGCTCTCCGAGTTCACTGATGCAGTCGTATGCTGACCCGGACTGTAGAAACAGTTGGGCCAGACACATCTCTTCACCTCGGAGCAGAGAGCTCATTTTGACAGTTCGCTCCTGTATTTACCTGCTAACGTTACGCCGACgggctaataataataaaaatacctaTTGCTGTGGTTTCTGTAAAATATAACACATCAACGTCGGTTGGTAAAGTCCCTCTTGGTGCTCTTCATGGTTTGGCTCCGGTGATAAAACATTATTTGACTTGCATGACGCTGACGTTGGTTAGCTATCCATACGGCAGAGGCTGTTCCTGTTAGCTAATGCGCTAGCCGGCGCGCGCTGTTGTTAATTCTTGCATGAAAAACTTGTTTCACCAACGCTGAGTCTGAAATTGTGAGGTATCCGCTATAAGGAGCGCTAACGTAACATATCCAAAGATGTAGTCACAACTCTTCTCAtagttcaggaagtttttagcAGACGTCCGCTTGCCATGTTCGTAGTACTCCACGTCACTTCACTTCACACTGTTGAATATGATCAACTTCCACACAGTAGATGTACCTTTGACCAATGAGCACCGCCCCCCGGAGTCTGCGCACTACGCGTTCACTGACAAACAGCATTGTGCCCTCAACACTGTCTGAAGGCGGATGTAAACATTTGCAGGCACACACATaggcaaacaaaagtttctcTTTACTTATTTTCCACTGTTTCGTGGATTGATAGCCAGACTTTCTGAGCTTAAAGGTAAACTTTACCCATTCTCAAAAATGCTTATATTGTATTCCTACAGCCAAAGACAGTcgaaaaatatttgtaaacaTGATCAACTCTCACCTAAATCCAAAAACTACAGTGCTAAATCTCAAATTTGTAGACACATAGGATATaaaatctggagctgctccatagacaatgaatcaGGAAATATGCtcttgacactgagagcactcaGGGGACTGCTCTGAGtctatgggtacattttctgctTCAGAACTATGGtagaaaaaataacttatttatgtataacaaataaaaatatcatgtGAGTCCACTCATTGTCCACGGAGCAGCTCTAGACTTTGCACTCTacgacatcacaagtttgagacacACTTCTTGTTCCTGGGTTTGGGAGTGAGTagttcatgttcacaaatattgatttaacTTTCTTAGGCAATGAATATTACACATGGGGATACCTAACTTAAGTGGTGTTCCCTTTTAATAGGCCTACAAGTCTGTAAAGGCTGTACTGCAAAAGAGACTCATGGTCCAGTAACAGTTTACTAGAATCCTAATACAAATTTAAAGATACAcaatgtttaaatatttattactTTGTTACTCTGAGAGAATGAAGCCTTATCAGGATTAATCTGCTAAGGAGGACCAGGGCAAACATTTTAAGACCCATGTaatgaaaacaggtttttcttttttcatcttAGTTTTTTGGGACAATACCTACAACCAAACACAGCTGGATGTTATTGGGTGATCCATACTGTGAAGTCAGGGGTTTAGAAAAGTAGAGAGCAGCATCAACTATGTTATATTTGGTGCTGTCAGCATAACACTGAAACAGTATTGTGATTGCGGATGATGACCCCATGTAGTAACATCTAAAATCTGAATAAACAGTGGCCCAGAATTGGGCCCTGTGGtacttgattaaaaaaaagaaaaaaaagaaaagaagaatttATTGGTCAAAGGTATTTTGAAGGATTGagcctaaaaaaagtcatataaaaaatatttttattacaaaatTGTGCACCGACAGAACTATTTACATTTCCACAAACATATTACAAACATGTAAAAACTATAAAATTGTAAACAATGTATCCTGGAAAAGGTAAAATTACATTTCAGTGAGATTTAAATACATCATCTTATTTAGCCTCTCATTGTCCCATTACCCCCCATCAGTGTGTCTTCATGACAATTTTCTCTCAGCATTTTCTCAGAGTTTTTGAGAGCAGCACTACTTCCACACCTGTCGGATTTGTCTCCACGGAGTCCCGAGAATCGAGGCAGTGATAAAGAAGAAAACTAAGATAAGGCCCTTAGCCAGTGACTGAGAATACGGCTCACCTGGGgagaataaatgtaaaataagtaATTAATAGCAATGTCAGGATCCATTGTAGAAATGTTTCACAGCTGTAGTTCAAGTTTACCAAATGATGCACTTCAGGAGGAAGTAAAACACCTGACAGATGACATAGAACTAGACAAATTCCCACCTTTGTAATACTTGGTGATGGGGAAGGCGAGCTCAGGCCAGCACACATCATTCCTGTCACAGTCATACTCTGTGAAGTTGATCTGAAACCTGGGTTAAAAGACCAAAAACCATCACACTCTTGGTTAGAATCAGTCAGGCAGTTGAAACATAAAGTAATTTATCTGGCTCAAGTTAACAACTCTCTTCATCAGTCTTACCTGGTTTTGGGTGGTCCTGTGTTGATGGGAATGTCAGTAAAGGTGACTGAGGAGGTGATGGGGAACAACTGAGTCACCATTGGGTCCACACATGGAGAGACATCACCTCCCCCACACTCCAGTGTCCAGGGGGACAGACTGTAGCtacaaatgaacaaaataagATTTTTGATTTTCATGACTTATAATGCTAATGAGAATTAGGACATATGGTGACTTCTAAtgatcaacagctcctcctgaATTGAGAATACAATTTACACTCTGCATTGAATTAAGTTTAAACCCGATTACACACCTGACTTGCAAAGCCTGGATCTCCCTTTGAGGTATGCCCTCTACCATACCAGTGATGAGACTCCAAACATGGATATGCTGGTGGGATGGCACTCCTTGGCATGAACTTATGCTGTCTTCCATTGCTGTGCTGTTCTGAGTCACAACTGGAATTTATACAATGTGTGTGACATTTAGTTGGAGGGAAAAGTTAAATAATTTGGCAGAATGTTAAAGTTAAAATGCAAGtataggaaaaaataaataaatattattaaaggTATATAATGCAGGATTCTTggctactgtttgtaaacacccacaaaaaaaataaaaaataagaagaaaatacaggcagagggcagaaaaAACACTTCAATGCACTTATAGTGGCTCATAATtcatgattgagagggattacttttgtatgagtttATACATTGTTTCTTTAGGAAATCCTGCAGAGTATACCTTTAACAAAAGCATGATATCATTACATAAATATGCATGGACTgcacaaaaagaaaactgaagtGTTTCTTTGGACCATCTACTGTACTCACAGCCTATGTTTACCCAGTCTGTCATAGTTAGAGGATCTGGGTTTCCACTCTTTGCCACAAGTGTAGCTGTGATCAAAGCAGCCTGGAGAGAAGCAACCGTCTCTCTAGAGGAGaaaaatgaatatattttaCTTCAGcacaaatacatataaataattatcaCACATGAACTCATGCTGAGCTACTAACCTCAGGAGATTACACTGAGTCAGATTCTGTTGGCTGACGGGTAGGAGACATCCTGATGTTGAATTCTCTCCAAACAGAACTGGTTTCATCTCAGCAGTGGAACAGAGTCCATCACTCACTTTTAGTTGGATCAGAAAATTATGTATTTTAGTCAAACTGTTTCGAATTAAATATACATAATTCACTATTATGCTAGGGTGAGCCGGTCCACAACAAGACTTAATGGGTTTTACCTGGTTTCCAAAGATTGACTGACGTCCTCTGTACTGAGCCTGTATTATTGTCCAAAGTGTCCACAATTCCAGCAATAACAGGCCTTCCCACCTGATAACCtgtcagttaaagtgtttgCATGTTACCCACTATTTTCTACAAAACAGTTCACTTACACAACCATTCTCAGGACAAAGTATTTCATCTTGCTCTCACCTGGGTTCCCTGAGTTAGGCTCACCCATGACGTCTCCATTTAGAAACACAGCAGAATACCTTGTAGTTAACGCCACTGTTTGGGAGACAAAATAGCAGAAATGAGCCCAAACTACatcaaacatacagtacaggccaaaagtttggacacaccttctcattcaatgtgttttctttattttcatgactatttacattgtagattctcactgaaggcatcaaaactatgaatgaacacatgtggagttatgtacttaacaaaaaaaggtgaaataactgaaaacatgttttatattctagtttcttcaaaatagccaccctttgctctgattactgctttgcacactcttggcattctctccatgagcttcaagaggtagtcacctgaaatggtttccacttcacaggtgtgccttatcagggttaattagtggaatttcttgctttatcaatggggttgggaccatcagttgtgttgtgcagaagtcaggttaatacacagccgacagccctattggacaactgttaaaattcatattatggcaagaaccaatcagctaactaaagaaaaacaagtggccatcattactttaagaaatgaaggtcagtcagtccggaaaattgcaaaaactttaaatgtgtccccaagtggagtcgcaaaaaccatcaagcgctacaacgaaactggcacacatgaggaccgacccaggaaaggaagaccaagagtcacctctgcttctgaggataagttcatccgagtcaccagcctcagaaatcgcaagttaacagcagctcagatcagagaccagatgaatgccacacagagttctagcagcagacccatctctagaacaactgttaagaggagactgcgccaatcaggccttcatggtcaaatagctgctaggaaaccactgctaaggagaggcaacaagcagaagagatttgtttgggccaagaaacacaaggaatggacattagaccagtggaaatctgtgctttggtctgatgagtccaaatttgagatctttggttccaaccgccgtgtctttgtgagacgcagaaaaggtgaacggatggattccacatgcctggttcccactgtcaagcatggaggaggaggtgtgatggtgtgggggtgttttgctggtgacactgttggggatttattcaaaattgaaggcacactgaaccagcatggctaccacagcatcctgcagcgacatgccatcccatccagtttgcgtttagttggacgatcatttatttttcaacaggacaatgaccccaaacacacctccaggctgtgtaagggctatttgaccaagaaggagagtgatggagtgctgcggcagatgacctggcctccacagtcaccggacctgaacccaatcgagatggtttggggtgagctggaccgcagagtgaaggcaaaggggccaacaagtgctaaaaacctctgggaactccttcaagactgttggaaaaccatttcaggtgactacctcttgaagctcatggagagaatgccaagagtgtgcaaagcagtaatcagagcaaagggtggctattttgaagaaactagaatataaaacatgttttcagttatttcacctttttttgttaagtacataactccacatgtgttcattcatagttttgatgccttcagtgagaatctacaatgtaaatagtcatgaaaataaagaaaacacattgaatgagaaggtgtgtccaaacttttggcctgtactgtatgtttcaaCTATGACTGGTGATCAGTCAAATCATGAACAAGCTTTATGGGCACTTACCACTACTATTTAAAGTGATGGTCCCAACAGTGCGAGTGAGTGTGATACTTGTGATGCCATTTCCTTTCCAGTAGACTTTGTAATTAAGCGCTAAGGTCACATTCTCACATACCAGCCCCCCATCTACAGAGAAATATTAACAAGTTTAAACATGAAAGTTAATTTACAATTTAGGTTGTGTAAGTAATGGTATGTTGCAATCTTCGTACCTGAAAAGGCATCTGTGCTTGAAATAAACTGACTTGAGTCAATGGCCACTTCATCAGTAACATCCACCACAACATCACCTggaatacataaaaaaaatactaataacaataacaaagaCACATGGGCTCAAAGAGCTCTGAATGCACCAAAGCATTGCTACAGTATGTTTAGCAGGTAAAACATACCCCCTTGTCCATTCTTCACTCTAGTCCTCAGATCTGTTGGTCGTGTAAGTAAGGGAGATCCAGTTGGACAGGAGCGTAGCAGAGTTACGCACTCAACTTTGAAATTTTTCAAAAATGCTACAGGAGCATTGTTAACACACTGCCCGAGTACCTTCAATGGAACAGAAATATACAAGGCATTAGTTTTTAAAGCTGTGGCAACACATACAAtgcaaaatataataataaaaatataaaaataaaaaaacaacatgcacAAAACTAACCTGAGGGATCGTGAAGTACTGGTCATTTGTAGTTAAAATGGGACTTCCTTGAATATAAATATTAACTGGCTGTGGAGCTGACAAAACAGGCATTTGGAAGGACGGGCCAGGTTTAGATGTGCTAGACAAGTTTAAgggcaaaaaaaatcaatgatgaaaattcaaaacaaaaatgtataaatgactCACTcaattgaaaaacaaaacatatattCAATTTTCTCACATGGTGTTTCCCTGGTAGAATAGTCCAAGGTAAGGGTTGTTTTCAGGTGGAGACTTGACACATAAAAATGGAAACCAATCTGGGGAGTTTTCAGAGGATTGCACAGAGCACTGATAATCTGGAACAGGGGAGACCTGTCCACCAAAGGGTCCTGGTAGACAGTGGGATGCAAATAGCTTCAGATCCTCAATAGAACAGTCCTGTTACAGTGGAAAATAAATAAGTCATTGTTGATTAATACAGAAAGAAATACATTTGTCTAAAATGCACTGTTCTCCTGTTAAAGAATGTAATAATGAGAGAAACGTAAATACCTTGTCACAGCAGCAGCGTACATCACATGCTCTTAACGTGAGGTCACAGGGACAAGAGCCCAGTGGTTGGTACACTTGATTTGGAATGACTGTTTTATTACCTAAAATGGATAGGATATTTATATTTACTTAAAAAATGTGGAACTCTCTTAGTTCTTGCATCCTTAGAATGAAGGCCTATTATGATGAGATCATTTTAATGAGCCTTACCAAATCCAGTATTAGCGGAAACCAACAGAGCGTGTATCTTGGCCTGGATCAGCAGTGATGCCTGAGGTGTGCCGCCCACACAGGCAGACACTTGAAGAGTCTCCAGGACACACAGTGGGTTTGGACAgcagtctgtgtctgtctcattctcaccACACAGACGCAGACTTTTATCCAGTCTCAGCTGAACCTGAACTGCAGTCTAGGGccccaaataaaacaaaagtgaGGCATGAAGAAAAATGGATGTTTGCACAATAATATCTCTATTTGTGGGAGGTT harbors:
- the tctn2 gene encoding tectonic-2; its protein translation is MANVVNILFVDISVLMFISLAHTQNNLVFQPSYIIVNGPRATSLLLGNTSDISLNLRRVSPSNTTGNIASPSCVSETTQWVLTKEQVGKTAVQVQLRLDKSLRLCGENETDTDCCPNPLCVLETLQVSACVGGTPQASLLIQAKIHALLVSANTGFGNKTVIPNQVYQPLGSCPCDLTLRACDVRCCCDKDCSIEDLKLFASHCLPGPFGGQVSPVPDYQCSVQSSENSPDWFPFLCVKSPPENNPYLGLFYQGNTITSKPGPSFQMPVLSAPQPVNIYIQGSPILTTNDQYFTIPQVLGQCVNNAPVAFLKNFKVECVTLLRSCPTGSPLLTRPTDLRTRVKNGQGGDVVVDVTDEVAIDSSQFISSTDAFSDGGLVCENVTLALNYKVYWKGNGITSITLTRTVGTITLNSSVALTTRYSAVFLNGDVMGEPNSGNPGYQVGRPVIAGIVDTLDNNTGSVQRTSVNLWKPVSDGLCSTAEMKPVLFGENSTSGCLLPVSQQNLTQCNLLRETVASLQAALITATLVAKSGNPDPLTMTDWVNIGFVTQNSTAMEDSISSCQGVPSHQHIHVWSLITGMVEGIPQREIQALQVSYSLSPWTLECGGGDVSPCVDPMVTQLFPITSSVTFTDIPINTGPPKTRFQINFTEYDCDRNDVCWPELAFPITKYYKGEPYSQSLAKGLILVFFFITASILGTPWRQIRQVWK